In Methanocella paludicola SANAE, the sequence CCGGAGATGCGCCGCCCGACCTTCTCGACCAGCACTAAGCTGTTATGCATGCGCACGATGTCGCCCGGAACGATGCCCGGCAGCCTCACGGCGAACGTGACACGATAAAGGCCTTTGCCCTCCTTCTCGCCCACCAGCTTCGGCGACTCGATGATGGTGCCCCCCATCTCGTTCACGATGGCCCGGGAGATCTGCCTGGCCGCGGTGGTCGAGCCCATATACAGGTCCGTGCCCTCGGGAAGCTCCATGACGTCCGAGACGAATGCAAGCCTGTCGCCCGCCTTCTCCGCCCTGACCATGTTATCGTCCGCGATCTTCATGCACCGGGCAAGCTCCTTCTTGGTGGGCAGCCGACCGCTGGCCCGTACCTGGATGATGGCCTCGTAATATCCGCCCGCGATGCGGGAGCATATATCGCAGGTCTCCTTCCGGATGCGCACCTCGACCTCCGCCTCCGTCTTCACGGGCCTTCCCTCGATGGTCCCATCCACGCTGACCCGGGCCTTTAATATGTTAGGATTAATGAAATCAGAGGTTACCAGTATCGCGGGGTCACGAACCTCCTTATTGACCTTGATGGCCAGCCGGATGTCCTTGCTGGCGGCCTTCTTCGCCAGCTCCTCATACGTCTTCAGCTTCGTCAAGACCCAGCGCTCTCCCGCCTTGTAAGCGGGGCACTTGGCGCAGATGACGGCCTCCATGACCTGGGGCACCTCGAAGACGACGTACTTATCGGCGAAGCACGCCTCGCATAGCCCCTCGTGCTGCGTCTCCTTGCCGCAGCGGGGACAGAATAAACTGGAAGTTGTGACCATGACAAACTAAAAGAGTCTATTTTAATACAAATATGTGATGGCTGTCGCTGCCGGCAACGCAGACGACCGCCATACCGACGCTTAGAAGAGCATCAGGAAGCTTTCACAGGTCTCGGGGCCCGCGCCCTTCAGGCAGTACTCGCCCTCGATAAATGACAGCTTGAGCTTATCCTTACCCTCAGACTTGAGTGACCGGTCGATGAACGCCCTTACCGAGTTATAGCCGGACGCGATGTCGACGAAGACCCGGGCATTGTCCCGTATGGCCGCCAGCAGGGGCTTCAGCGCCGCCGAGTCCGCCTTCGAGATGCCCTCGGCGATCTCGTCGATATCCTCGTCTCCGAGGAACGACACCATGTAAATATCGTAATCGAACAGCTGTTTCTTAATTTCTGGGAGCAGTGCTGCCGCCGCGGCCTCGCTTAGCAGGACCGCCTCGGAGAGCGACTCGAACAGCTCGTCGTTGTACACCATCTCGCCCACTTTCCGCGCCTCGACCGCTTTCGCAGGGGTGCTCGTTTTCTTTGCCGTTTTCGCCTTCACAACAGTTGTCTTTGGCTTCGCCTTAGGCTTTGAAGCCGTAGCCTTTTTTGCAGGCGCCTTCGGCTTCGCCGCCGCTTTCTTCGGGGCAGCCTTGGGCTTCTTGCTCGCCGTTACCATAGGACCATCTCCCTGGAATATTAATTATTGAATTTGGAGGTATTCCTATTTAACTCTTAGTCTCTCCACAGCCCATTTTTAATTAACTTCGGGTCTGCCCGTTATGCCGTCTGGGCGTGTCCTTAACCACAGAGGCGCAGAGCGCACGGAGTTACACAGAGATTTTTTTTTAAAAGTTTAAGGCTCAGAGAACACAGAGTGGAGTGCTTCCATAAAAGTAGACAGTTAGTTAAGGCACAATGTTCGTATTTAATGTTTTCTCGTATTCGATTGGTGATTGGTATCCTATTGACGAGTGTAATCGTTTTTGGTTGTACACTTCGTCGATGAACCGTTCGATGTTCTCCATTGCGTCCTTGAACGTCTCGTACTCGTTCAGGTATACCTCCTCGTACTTCAGGGTCTTCATGAAGCTCTCGGCGAACGCGTTATCATACGGATTGCCACGCCGGCTCATGCTAACCCGGATACCGTGCTCAAGGAGGCATTCAACGTACTCCTTAGAGGCGTACTGGACTCCCTGATCGCTATGATGAACCAGGCCGCCTAACTCCGTCCTCCTGGTCTCCAGTGCATTATGCAATGCTCCCAGCGTCAGCCTCGTATCGATACTGTGGCTGAGCTGCCAGCCAACGCACCGTCTGCTGTACACGTCTATCACTACGGCCAGGTACACGAACTCCCTGGACAACTGGATGTACGTGATGTCGGCCACCCACAACTGGTTAATACCTGAAACCCTCATGCCCCCGGCCAGGTTCTCGTACACTGGTTTATCGTGATTCGAGTCAGTGGTGCATACCCGGTACCGTCTTCTCACACACAACAGGTTGTACTGTCTCATCAGCATGTACACCTTTTTCCTACTAACAATGAACCCACGGTTGCCCAACTCCACCCAGGCTCGCCTATACCCATACCTCGGATAGTCGAGAGCTATCCGCTGGATCTCTTCAGTGATCAACAAATCAGACTCCGTGGGCTGTATCATGTTTCGAGTATGCAACCACCTGTAATACCCGCTCCTGCTGACCCCCATCAATTCCACAGCCCTCGATACCGGAAGACTGCCACGGCACTCCAGTATGCTCATATACGATCCCTCCCTCGATCTTCCTCCCGTTTCTTCATGTTGGCCAACGCTCTTTTTAAAAAATCGTTCTCCGCATACAACTGGCCCACAAGCCTCTCCAACTCCCTCGTACGATTCTCATCCACGCGAGCCTTACCCTTACCCTGAAACGCGTCAGGATTCTCCTCATGCTCCCTCTTCCACCTGGCAACAAGAAACCGAGTGAGATCGTACTCCCTGCACACCTCTGCCACGCTCTTACCGCCTTTAAGCTCCCGCAACACCTGAAGCTTGAACTCCCGCGAAAACCTCCGCCGCTCAACTCTTCCCATACAATCATACCTCATAGCAGATGTGCCTTAACTACCTGTCCACAAAAAAGGGAGCAGTCCAGAGCCCGGTTTATTGGCTTACCTGGGGCACAGAGATGATCGAGGCACGGTTGAGGAATAAACACTTTATTCCTCGTAACCGGTTTATGCTAACCAGTGTCTCTCACGACTCCGCGCCTCAGGATAGTTATAAACCCGTCTCCGTGTCCTCTGATCCTCAAACTTTTAAAAAAAATCTCTGTGTAACTCCGTGCGCTCTGCGCCCCTGTGGTTAAGGACACGCCGAGAATGCATAACGGCAGATAATGCTCTCACAGCACTAAAAATAATTGAATATACGTTTTATTCGCGGTGCACGTAGTCGTCGAACTTGCTCTCCCCGAGCTTGACGGGCTCGAAGCCGAGCCTCCGCCCCTGGGAGGCCTCGAACAGGTCCCCGTAATACTTAAGCGTCCCGAGTACGCCGTCCTGCTCCAGCCTCCTGGACGAGGTGACGACCACCCTCCGCGGTAAATATTTCGTCCGGCCCATCTTACGGAGCTTGATGCTCATGTCGAGGTCCTCTAAATGGCAGAGCCTGAAGCCCCCGAGCTTCTCGAACGCCTCCCGGCGTATGCATACGTTGAACCCGGGCAGGGTGGCCGCGTGGAACGCGCTCCTCAACACGTAATAAGCGTTGGTCACGTACTCCGCCCCGAGGAGCTTCGGGCTCCGGCGGGTGAACTTGAAGGCGCAGGAGGCCGCCAGCAGGCGGGGGTCCTTGAACGCACGGGCGACCGTGTCTATGTAATCGGGCGACACGATCGTGTCGGAGTCTATGAATACCAGGATGTCTCCCCCTGCCAGCTTCGCGCCCTCGTTCCTGGCGCGGGCAGTGCCCTTCTCCTTGCACACCACGACCTTATCCGTGTACTCCCGGGCGATCGAGACAGTACCGTCAGTGCTGCCGGAATCAGAAACGATGAGCTCATACGAATGCGCCGTATGCTGAGCCTTAATGGACTCGAGGCAGGCCCGGATACGCTTTTCCTCATTAAAGGCCGGGACGATGATGGAGAAATCCATGACTGCCTCAATCTTACGCCTTTCCTTTCATAAATCTTTGGCGGAAAATATATAAAGTTAGGCATACCTAACATTATTAGGCATACCTAAAGGTGAAGCGCATGAGGAAGAACATCGCGGAAGAGTACCTCGAGACGATACTTTATTTGACGAAGGGCGGCCGCACGGCAAAGACCAAGGACATCGCCGACGCCATGGGCATCAAGCCGCCCAGCGTGAGCGAGATGCTGGCCAAGCTGAAGGAGCAGGGATACGTGGAATACCAGCCCTACGTGGGCGCCACGCTCACCGAGAAGGGCCGGGCCGAGGCCGTCCAGATGGAGCGCAAGCACCAGCTACTGGAGACGTTCCTGGTGGACACGCTGGGCGTGGAGCTCAACAAAGCCCACGAGGAGGCCTGCGAGATGGAGCACGCGGTCTCGGACTCCACCGTCTCGAAGATATGCTCCTTCCTCGGGCACCCGAAGTTCTGCCCGGACGACCACCCCATCACGTCGGGCGAGTGCTGCGAGAAGCACGAGGAGTCCATGCCCCTCACCGAGTTAAAGGAAGGCGAGTGCGCCACCATCAAGATCGTCTGCGCCGACCACCGTACCCGGGATTATTTGATCTCGCTGGGATTTCTGCCCGACGTCCTCCTGAGCATTAAAAAGAGGCTGCCTTCCAACTGCCTGCTCGTCCGCATCAAGGGCTCCGAGATCGCCATCGGCGGGGACATCGCCGAGAAGATCTTCGTGAGAAAGGCCGCCGCATGAAGCCCGTCAAGGTTGCCCGACCCATCAAGGTTGCCCGACCTATCAAGGTCGCCCTCATCGGGAACCCCACCGTAGGCAAAAGCTCGTTATTCTCAAGGCTCACCGGCATAGGCGTCATCATCTCGAACTATCCCGGCACGACGGTCGAGGTGGCCCACGGCCGGGTCGCCCACGACGGCGTATCCCTGGACCTTTCGGACCTGCCGGGCGTATACTCGCTGGATACGGCCAGTTCCGAAGAGCGCACGGTGCTGGATTTTTTAAGGGACGAGAGGCCTGACGTCATCCTCAACGTCGTCGACTCCACCCGCCTCGAGCGCAACCTGTACCTGACCCTGGAAGTCCTGGAGCTGGGCCTGCCCGTGGTGGTGGCCCTCAACATGGTGGAGGAGGCCCACGCGCAGGGCATGGACATCGACGCCGAAGCGCTCTCCCGCGTGCTGGGCGTCCCGGTGATACCCACGTACATCCACCGGGGCGCCGGCCTGGAGGAGCTTACGCACGCTCTATTCCACCCGCGGCTCCTGAAGCCCAGGCTGACCCGGTACGACCGCCACGTCGAGGCGTTCATCCGGCAGCTTATGGGCATGCAGCTGGGCCTGACCCGGTATGAGGCGATACGCCTTCTATCGAACGCCCCCGAGGCCTCGAAGTACCCGGAAGGCATACGCACCGCAGCAGAGATGATGCGAAAGGAGGTCGAGCAGAGCCACAACGAGCCCATCGGCGACATCCTTGCGGGCAACCGATACGCCGAGGCCGGGCTCATCGCGAAGGGCGTGGCGAGGCAGAGGCAGCCATCGCCAGAGGCCACGCTCCGGGAGCGCATCGATGACCTTCTCATGAGCCCCCTGTCGGGCTTCCTTATCCTGGCCCTGGCCATCCTGGGCATGCTGCTCATAGTCTTCCTGGTCGGCGGCTTCCTGGAGGATATCATCGTTGGCGCGATGGAGACGTACGTCATCTCGCCCGTCTCGGGCGCGCTCGTAACTCACCCGCTCGTCCTCGTCATCGTGAAGTACACGCTCATCGGCATCCAGGCCGGCCTGGGCATCGTCATCCCCTATATAATGACGTTCTACCTGCTCATGGCCGTCCTTGAGAACTCGGGCTACCTGACCCGCGCGGCGTTCTTGCTGGACGAGGTCATGCACAAGTTCCGCCTGCACGGCCGGGCCATGATCCCGCTGATATTAGGCTTTGGGTGTAGCGTGCCCGCCATCATGTCGACGAAGGCCCTTCAGACGAAGAGGGAGCGCATCGTGACCTCCGCCATGGTGTGCATGGTGCCCTGCTCCGCCCGGAGCGTCGTCATCATGGGCCTGGTGGCCTCGTTCGTGTCCATACCTGCGGCGCTATCCATTTACCTGCTCATGATTCTCATCACGATCGCCATGGGCTACGTGCTGGGGAGGACTGTCAAGGGCGAGGAGATGGGCTTCGTCATGGAGATGGTGCCCCTCAGGGTGCCCCAGGTGAAGGACATCCTGGACAAGACGTGGATGCAGATGAAAGAATTTATTTACGTGGCGTTCCCCCTCCTTATCGCCGGGAGCGCCGTGCTCGGCGTGCTCCAGTACGCCGGCATCCTCGACGTCGTGAACGGCCTGCTGGCCCCCGTGACCACGGGCATCCTGGGCCTGCCGCCCTACACGGCGACCGCCCTGATATTCGGAGTACTTAGAAAGGAGATGG encodes:
- the feoB gene encoding ferrous iron transport protein B, with amino-acid sequence MKPVKVARPIKVARPIKVALIGNPTVGKSSLFSRLTGIGVIISNYPGTTVEVAHGRVAHDGVSLDLSDLPGVYSLDTASSEERTVLDFLRDERPDVILNVVDSTRLERNLYLTLEVLELGLPVVVALNMVEEAHAQGMDIDAEALSRVLGVPVIPTYIHRGAGLEELTHALFHPRLLKPRLTRYDRHVEAFIRQLMGMQLGLTRYEAIRLLSNAPEASKYPEGIRTAAEMMRKEVEQSHNEPIGDILAGNRYAEAGLIAKGVARQRQPSPEATLRERIDDLLMSPLSGFLILALAILGMLLIVFLVGGFLEDIIVGAMETYVISPVSGALVTHPLVLVIVKYTLIGIQAGLGIVIPYIMTFYLLMAVLENSGYLTRAAFLLDEVMHKFRLHGRAMIPLILGFGCSVPAIMSTKALQTKRERIVTSAMVCMVPCSARSVVIMGLVASFVSIPAALSIYLLMILITIAMGYVLGRTVKGEEMGFVMEMVPLRVPQVKDILDKTWMQMKEFIYVAFPLLIAGSAVLGVLQYAGILDVVNGLLAPVTTGILGLPPYTATALIFGVLRKEMALETLAVLAGTAQFNTVFTALQMYVFGVFTTIYMPCIATVTMLNRVVGLKDTILITGLTFLLALVISGLIANLVPLLAALI
- a CDS encoding DtxR family transcriptional regulator, whose amino-acid sequence is MRKNIAEEYLETILYLTKGGRTAKTKDIADAMGIKPPSVSEMLAKLKEQGYVEYQPYVGATLTEKGRAEAVQMERKHQLLETFLVDTLGVELNKAHEEACEMEHAVSDSTVSKICSFLGHPKFCPDDHPITSGECCEKHEESMPLTELKEGECATIKIVCADHRTRDYLISLGFLPDVLLSIKKRLPSNCLLVRIKGSEIAIGGDIAEKIFVRKAAA
- a CDS encoding 60S ribosomal export protein NMD3 gives rise to the protein MVTTSSLFCPRCGKETQHEGLCEACFADKYVVFEVPQVMEAVICAKCPAYKAGERWVLTKLKTYEELAKKAASKDIRLAIKVNKEVRDPAILVTSDFINPNILKARVSVDGTIEGRPVKTEAEVEVRIRKETCDICSRIAGGYYEAIIQVRASGRLPTKKELARCMKIADDNMVRAEKAGDRLAFVSDVMELPEGTDLYMGSTTAARQISRAIVNEMGGTIIESPKLVGEKEGKGLYRVTFAVRLPGIVPGDIVRMHNSLVLVEKVGRRISGTDLATGFSTSIEAEEEPPKAASAREGTSTVLVSEDGNSIQILDPESYVPLTIRKPAFLNKKPGEDVQVIKTREGVFLLPGGGRGEE
- a CDS encoding glycosyltransferase, with amino-acid sequence MDFSIIVPAFNEEKRIRACLESIKAQHTAHSYELIVSDSGSTDGTVSIAREYTDKVVVCKEKGTARARNEGAKLAGGDILVFIDSDTIVSPDYIDTVARAFKDPRLLAASCAFKFTRRSPKLLGAEYVTNAYYVLRSAFHAATLPGFNVCIRREAFEKLGGFRLCHLEDLDMSIKLRKMGRTKYLPRRVVVTSSRRLEQDGVLGTLKYYGDLFEASQGRRLGFEPVKLGESKFDDYVHRE